From a region of the Leptospira venezuelensis genome:
- a CDS encoding single-stranded DNA-binding protein gives MANDINRVTLVGRLTRDPEFKTVNGTSLVNFSLANGRTYVTGGEKKEETHFFDCEAWGKGADIIQQYCKKGKQLVIEGRLKQDTWETMEGKKASRIRIVVENFQMIGGARENGSGEYGSSASSGSSSYSSAQDDMGSSAMDDDIPF, from the coding sequence ATGGCTAACGATATCAATCGGGTGACCCTTGTTGGGCGCCTGACCCGTGATCCGGAATTTAAAACCGTAAACGGGACTTCTCTTGTGAATTTTTCCTTAGCTAACGGTCGCACTTATGTTACCGGCGGAGAGAAAAAAGAGGAAACTCATTTTTTCGACTGCGAGGCTTGGGGAAAAGGCGCGGATATCATCCAGCAATACTGCAAGAAAGGCAAACAACTCGTGATCGAGGGACGCCTTAAGCAGGACACCTGGGAAACCATGGAAGGCAAGAAGGCCTCCCGCATTCGTATCGTTGTGGAAAATTTCCAGATGATAGGTGGTGCAAGGGAGAATGGAAGCGGAGAGTACGGCTCTTCCGCAAGCAGCGGATCTTCTTCTTATTCATCTGCACAAGATGATATGGGAAGTTCTGCGATGGACGACGATATACCTTTTTAA
- the rpsF gene encoding 30S ribosomal protein S6: protein MRNYEITTITRSTAKEVAKTEVLEIFKKHSINVTAEEDWGQKKLWHPIQHQDYGIFTHFKVNAEQSALEKVERDFGLNQNLLRSMIVRLNG from the coding sequence TTGAGAAACTACGAGATTACTACAATCACGCGTTCAACCGCGAAGGAAGTAGCTAAAACTGAGGTCCTTGAGATCTTCAAAAAGCATTCCATCAACGTGACCGCAGAAGAAGATTGGGGTCAAAAGAAACTTTGGCATCCAATCCAACACCAAGACTACGGAATATTCACACACTTCAAAGTGAATGCAGAACAATCCGCCTTAGAAAAGGTAGAGCGTGACTTTGGTCTGAACCAAAATTTACTTCGCTCTATGATCGTCCGCCTCAATGGCTAA
- the rpsR gene encoding 30S ribosomal protein S18 gives MSDNEVQEETKQEMTAEGMPLDQDGGRPPKKQNKYKKKVCRFTADPELAKQINYKNTELLERFITNRGKIIPRRITGTSAKYQRILAREIRKARSIGLLPFKVN, from the coding sequence ATGTCAGATAACGAAGTACAAGAAGAAACAAAGCAGGAAATGACTGCTGAGGGCATGCCTTTAGATCAAGACGGAGGACGCCCCCCTAAAAAACAAAACAAGTATAAGAAGAAAGTTTGCCGTTTTACTGCAGACCCTGAACTTGCTAAACAAATTAATTATAAGAACACCGAACTTTTAGAAAGATTTATCACTAACCGTGGTAAGATCATTCCAAGAAGAATTACCGGAACTTCTGCAAAGTATCAAAGGATTCTTGCAAGAGAGATCCGCAAAGCTCGTAGCATCGGTCTTCTACCGTTCAAAGTAAACTAA
- a CDS encoding SBBP repeat-containing protein: protein MSFSIRRFNISILFSFILILSCSSPDQSVPEAFALVFGGSAVNNAPSPSEPKKPWPKFLGVFGKMTFASGASVDPDGNIIATGFTEGDLGGQPMLGKLDSYITKYDEDGNKLWIRHLGGGPKDFSKGSTYGLGITSDKDGNVLSTGMTVVEKLDGQNKIGYQDAYLSKYDKDGNKKWTKMIGGGSNTDFHFGTSAGRGITSDQFGNIYVNGTTNADTFFGETNPAGQNGYFMVKYDPDGNQLWARMARNTNPNNLESIAGDLTIDSNGEIYFVGAAQGGFDDQAPIGIEDALLIKYDSDGNKVWVRTLGVLDQVSIANDIGIDPDRNVYIVGTTSGELDGQTPIGTTDTFIVKYDKDGNKLWTRLIGNPDYSDFFRSETQGFGITVDPNGNSYIAGTISAVKILFTNSINSAFAAKFDTDGNLVWSNLKYMEEVTKCEVHAQDVVLGLNDSFFVVGYTSCLLSIIDPAKGINSLFISKEMMGSSVK, encoded by the coding sequence ATGAGCTTCAGCATCAGAAGATTTAATATTTCCATTCTATTTTCGTTTATTCTTATTCTTTCTTGTTCTTCTCCAGACCAATCCGTTCCGGAAGCATTCGCTTTGGTCTTTGGAGGTAGCGCAGTGAATAATGCTCCTTCTCCTTCTGAACCTAAGAAACCTTGGCCTAAATTTTTAGGTGTTTTCGGTAAGATGACATTCGCAAGCGGAGCGAGTGTAGATCCAGACGGAAATATAATAGCTACTGGTTTTACGGAAGGGGATTTGGGCGGGCAACCTATGCTTGGCAAATTAGATTCTTATATTACTAAATACGATGAAGATGGTAATAAACTTTGGATCAGACATTTGGGTGGAGGTCCTAAAGATTTCTCTAAAGGAAGTACCTATGGTCTTGGAATAACATCCGACAAGGATGGGAATGTTTTAAGTACTGGAATGACTGTCGTAGAAAAGTTAGATGGGCAAAACAAAATTGGATACCAAGACGCTTATTTATCAAAATATGATAAAGATGGAAATAAAAAATGGACCAAGATGATTGGTGGAGGAAGTAACACTGATTTTCATTTTGGAACTTCTGCAGGAAGAGGTATTACTTCAGATCAGTTCGGGAATATTTATGTTAATGGGACCACGAATGCAGATACATTCTTTGGTGAAACAAATCCAGCCGGGCAGAACGGTTATTTTATGGTTAAATACGATCCGGATGGAAACCAACTATGGGCGAGGATGGCGCGCAATACGAATCCGAATAATCTGGAATCGATTGCTGGTGACCTAACAATTGATTCGAATGGAGAAATTTATTTTGTAGGAGCTGCTCAGGGTGGTTTTGACGATCAAGCCCCGATCGGGATCGAGGATGCTCTTCTGATTAAATATGATTCGGATGGAAATAAGGTTTGGGTTCGGACATTGGGTGTTCTTGATCAAGTTTCCATTGCTAATGATATTGGCATAGATCCGGATCGAAATGTTTATATAGTTGGAACTACATCTGGAGAGCTGGATGGCCAAACACCGATCGGAACAACTGATACTTTTATCGTAAAATATGATAAAGATGGAAACAAATTGTGGACTAGGCTTATCGGAAATCCAGACTATTCTGATTTTTTCAGGTCAGAAACACAAGGTTTCGGAATTACTGTGGATCCAAATGGGAATTCATATATTGCCGGAACGATCTCTGCGGTAAAAATTCTTTTTACTAATTCGATCAATAGTGCCTTCGCAGCAAAATTCGATACTGATGGGAATTTAGTGTGGTCGAATTTGAAATATATGGAAGAGGTCACGAAATGTGAGGTCCATGCCCAAGATGTTGTCTTAGGTCTGAACGATTCCTTTTTTGTGGTCGGTTACACTTCCTGTCTTTTGAGTATAATTGATCCTGCTAAAGGTATCAATAGCCTATTTATTTCTAAAGAAATGATGGGGAGTTCAGTTAAATAG
- a CDS encoding type II toxin-antitoxin system VapC family toxin: MSYLIDTDIIIYSLKEDPIVRQNFLDRKNSIKSVSVITYGELIYGAQKSSYKERNLATVRRIAELFPVIELTEGIMETFGELKATQQKKGNIVEDFDLLIGSTALYLNYTLVTNNERHFQKIPGLKIENWTYTA; the protein is encoded by the coding sequence ATGAGCTATTTGATTGATACTGATATTATCATCTATAGCTTAAAGGAAGATCCAATTGTTCGGCAAAATTTTTTGGACCGTAAGAACTCGATCAAATCAGTTTCCGTAATCACATATGGAGAATTGATCTATGGAGCTCAGAAATCTTCTTATAAGGAAAGAAATCTGGCAACTGTCCGAAGAATTGCCGAACTTTTTCCAGTGATAGAATTGACCGAAGGAATTATGGAAACGTTTGGAGAGCTCAAAGCCACTCAACAGAAAAAAGGAAATATTGTGGAAGACTTTGATCTGCTCATTGGATCCACAGCATTGTATCTGAATTATACCTTAGTTACGAATAACGAAAGGCATTTCCAAAAAATCCCCGGATTAAAAATAGAAAATTGGACTTATACCGCTTAA
- a CDS encoding FitA-like ribbon-helix-helix domain-containing protein, producing MANLQVRDIDDRLYEALKRRAEMEHRSVSQEVVLLIENYLAHDNKESERKTLGFLELSGSWVDDRSPDKIVKDIRSSRTKNTLGKDVDELFD from the coding sequence ATGGCAAACTTACAGGTCAGGGATATAGACGACAGACTCTACGAAGCATTAAAAAGGAGGGCCGAAATGGAACACAGATCCGTAAGCCAAGAAGTAGTTCTTCTAATTGAGAACTATCTAGCACACGACAATAAAGAATCCGAACGTAAGACCTTAGGTTTCTTAGAATTATCAGGCTCCTGGGTAGATGACAGAAGTCCAGACAAGATCGTAAAGGACATACGTTCCTCTCGAACTAAGAACACATTAGGAAAGGATGTAGATGAGCTATTTGATTGA
- the rplI gene encoding 50S ribosomal protein L9: MRVILQKDVSNLGDAGDVKEVADGFARNFLFPQRLAVRASEGKTKMALHQKKLADLKKEKRKKDMESVSSGLNGKEFEISVKTGGGDKLFGAVTPADVAALLKTAGFEVDKRKIEFSEPIRNLGSYKLKVRLAEGILPTITVHVKKEEVVSTEA, encoded by the coding sequence ATGAGAGTAATATTACAAAAAGATGTTTCTAACTTAGGAGACGCTGGGGACGTTAAGGAAGTAGCGGATGGTTTCGCTCGTAATTTTCTTTTCCCTCAAAGACTTGCTGTAAGAGCTTCTGAAGGTAAGACCAAAATGGCTCTTCACCAAAAGAAACTTGCAGATCTTAAAAAAGAAAAACGCAAGAAAGATATGGAATCTGTATCTTCTGGATTGAACGGAAAAGAATTCGAAATTTCTGTTAAAACCGGAGGCGGGGATAAACTTTTTGGAGCGGTAACTCCTGCCGATGTAGCAGCCTTATTGAAAACTGCAGGATTTGAAGTTGATAAACGTAAAATCGAGTTTTCAGAGCCTATCCGCAATCTAGGTTCCTATAAATTAAAAGTGCGTCTTGCAGAAGGTATCCTCCCGACTATCACAGTTCATGTGAAGAAAGAGGAAGTCGTTTCTA
- a CDS encoding CapA family protein produces MRFFRKHFIFSIAVLICFPFLLALTCAGIPENSSNSEKPSEPQTSIVDKIETQIEKLFGKEDDPEVVKVLLGGDVMFNWGIRDTIKSKGELAPVKGLKSVFESADLRILNLETPVVSEKSWDHGKAYVFQAKESDLDSMSFLGVDLVSLGNNHAMDHGPEGLGETLRFLENRNIASIGAGKNLDFAFRPWIWEGKDTYLRVYSATNVAEGRSHYAGQTPGVMPLDPELIVKKFQMEKIQLNSSRFSKRDKKTKAVSAGKQFRILSLHWGVEYSPFPTIEQRKIARTLADGGLDIIVGHHPHIPQGIEKIGNTIVFYSLGNLIFGSRNAYLNHNLIVILHIKKSKLINIELVPIFGKFQNEDHLVRPLEGKEAENFLKEVAVLSQDLGTKVRIEGDRAWVELD; encoded by the coding sequence ATGCGGTTTTTTCGAAAACACTTCATTTTCTCTATTGCGGTCCTTATATGTTTTCCGTTTTTACTCGCGCTAACTTGCGCCGGAATCCCGGAAAATTCTTCTAACTCCGAGAAGCCTAGTGAACCACAAACAAGTATCGTAGATAAGATCGAAACCCAAATAGAAAAGTTATTTGGAAAAGAAGACGATCCGGAAGTGGTAAAAGTTCTCCTCGGAGGGGACGTTATGTTTAATTGGGGGATCCGGGACACAATCAAGTCCAAAGGAGAATTGGCCCCAGTCAAAGGATTAAAATCAGTTTTTGAAAGCGCAGACCTACGAATTTTAAATTTAGAAACTCCTGTAGTATCCGAAAAAAGTTGGGACCATGGCAAAGCATATGTATTCCAAGCAAAGGAATCTGATCTAGATAGTATGAGCTTTTTAGGTGTGGATCTTGTTTCTCTCGGAAACAATCATGCCATGGATCATGGCCCGGAAGGATTAGGAGAGACTCTTAGGTTTTTAGAAAATAGGAATATTGCTTCTATAGGTGCAGGGAAAAATTTGGATTTCGCCTTTCGTCCTTGGATATGGGAAGGGAAGGATACTTATCTTAGAGTTTATTCTGCCACAAACGTAGCCGAAGGTAGATCTCATTACGCAGGACAAACTCCAGGTGTCATGCCTTTAGATCCGGAACTAATCGTGAAAAAGTTCCAAATGGAAAAAATCCAACTAAATTCATCTAGATTTTCTAAAAGAGATAAAAAAACTAAAGCAGTATCTGCTGGAAAACAATTCAGGATACTTTCCCTTCATTGGGGAGTAGAATATTCTCCATTTCCAACAATCGAACAAAGAAAGATCGCAAGAACTTTGGCTGATGGTGGATTAGATATTATAGTAGGGCACCATCCTCATATTCCCCAAGGGATCGAGAAGATAGGAAATACGATCGTATTTTATTCTTTGGGAAATTTAATTTTCGGAAGTAGAAATGCCTACTTAAATCATAATTTAATTGTAATACTGCATATTAAAAAAAGCAAATTGATCAATATAGAGCTTGTACCTATTTTTGGAAAATTTCAAAACGAAGATCATTTGGTAAGACCACTTGAAGGAAAGGAAGCAGAGAATTTTTTAAAAGAGGTTGCAGTACTTTCCCAAGACTTAGGCACAAAAGTTAGGATCGAAGGCGACAGAGCTTGGGTGGAGCTAGATTAA